In the Alkaliphilus oremlandii OhILAs genome, one interval contains:
- a CDS encoding beta-ketoacyl-ACP reductase has protein sequence MRLDGKVAVVTGSTSGIGKATIVRFAEEGAKVVVWGITEAEVNPVVAELEEKGAEVLGVVANVTDYEEVNRTMDQIKEHFGKIDIIVNNAGITADAQILKMTEEQFDKVISVNLKGVFNTGQAAAKIMAEQGFGVILSTSSVVGLYGNFGQTNYAATKFAVIGMTKTWAKELGRKGVRANAVAPGFIATEMTAKMPENVLTMMKEKSPLKALGEPRDIANAFLFLASDEAKYISGAVLSVDGAVTL, from the coding sequence ATGAGATTAGATGGTAAAGTTGCAGTTGTAACAGGATCAACTTCCGGTATTGGTAAAGCTACAATCGTTAGATTTGCAGAAGAAGGCGCCAAGGTAGTTGTTTGGGGTATTACGGAGGCAGAGGTAAACCCTGTAGTAGCAGAGCTAGAGGAAAAAGGCGCAGAAGTACTGGGTGTCGTTGCCAACGTAACAGATTACGAGGAAGTAAACCGCACCATGGATCAAATCAAAGAGCATTTTGGAAAAATTGATATCATTGTTAACAATGCAGGGATTACAGCAGATGCACAAATATTAAAAATGACAGAAGAGCAATTTGATAAAGTTATCAGCGTAAACTTAAAAGGTGTATTTAACACTGGCCAAGCAGCAGCTAAAATAATGGCAGAGCAAGGTTTTGGTGTAATTTTAAGCACTTCTTCCGTTGTTGGATTATACGGCAACTTTGGACAAACAAACTATGCGGCAACAAAGTTTGCAGTAATCGGAATGACAAAGACATGGGCAAAAGAACTGGGAAGAAAAGGTGTAAGAGCCAATGCAGTAGCACCAGGATTCATTGCTACTGAAATGACTGCAAAAATGCCAGAAAATGTATTGACAATGATGAAAGAAAAATCTCCTTTAAAAGCGCTGGGTGAGCCAAGAGATATTGCCAATGCATTCTTGTTCTTAGCATCGGATGAGGCAAAATATATTAGTGGTGCTGTACTTTCTGTAGACGGCGCAGTTACATTATAG
- a CDS encoding acetyl-CoA C-acetyltransferase: protein MREVVIVGAARTPIGSFGGALKDVSAADLGAIAIKGALDRAGVSPDMVDEVFMGCVLQGGLGQNVARQSAIKAGIPNEVSSMTLNKVCGSGLRAVSLGAQTIIAGDNDIVVVGGTENMSQAPYVLKDMRWGARMGDAKTIDTLTNDALTCAFNNYHMGMTAENLAEKYSISREEQDLFAVGSQNKAEAAQKAGLFDAEIVPVTVQTRKGDIVVDKDEYIKYGTTIESVSKLRPAFKKDGTVTAANASGINDGAAALIIMSKEKADELGIKPLAKIVAYASGGVDPAIMGYGPVASTEKVFKKSGWAVEDLELIEANEAFAVQALSVAQGLNFNKDIVNVKGGAIALGHPVGASGARILVTLLYGMEQRDAKKGLATLCIGGGMGTSLLVERI, encoded by the coding sequence ATGAGAGAAGTTGTAATCGTAGGTGCTGCAAGAACACCAATTGGAAGCTTTGGTGGGGCATTGAAAGATGTCAGTGCAGCAGATTTAGGAGCCATTGCAATTAAAGGTGCTTTGGATAGAGCTGGAGTTTCGCCAGATATGGTCGATGAAGTGTTTATGGGTTGTGTTCTGCAAGGTGGTTTAGGGCAGAACGTTGCAAGACAATCGGCGATTAAGGCGGGTATACCAAATGAAGTATCCTCTATGACCTTAAATAAAGTATGTGGTTCAGGGCTGAGAGCTGTTTCCTTAGGTGCGCAAACCATTATTGCGGGAGACAATGACATCGTTGTAGTTGGTGGAACAGAAAATATGTCTCAAGCGCCATACGTTCTAAAGGATATGAGATGGGGTGCAAGAATGGGAGATGCCAAGACCATCGATACTTTAACCAATGATGCATTGACCTGTGCTTTTAATAATTACCACATGGGTATGACGGCAGAAAACCTTGCAGAGAAATATAGTATTTCTAGAGAAGAACAGGATCTATTTGCAGTAGGAAGCCAAAACAAGGCAGAAGCTGCACAGAAAGCAGGTCTTTTCGATGCTGAAATCGTACCAGTGACTGTTCAGACAAGAAAAGGCGATATTGTTGTAGATAAAGACGAATACATTAAATATGGAACAACAATTGAAAGTGTATCTAAATTAAGACCAGCTTTTAAGAAGGATGGTACAGTAACTGCTGCCAACGCTTCCGGTATCAACGATGGTGCTGCAGCTCTTATCATTATGAGCAAAGAAAAAGCCGATGAACTAGGCATTAAGCCCTTGGCTAAAATCGTAGCTTATGCATCCGGTGGAGTAGACCCTGCCATTATGGGATATGGACCGGTGGCTTCTACAGAGAAAGTATTTAAGAAATCTGGATGGGCGGTAGAGGATTTAGAGCTCATCGAAGCGAATGAAGCTTTTGCAGTTCAAGCGCTGTCCGTAGCACAAGGCTTAAACTTCAACAAAGACATCGTCAATGTTAAAGGTGGTGCCATTGCTTTAGGACACCCTGTTGGAGCAAGTGGTGCAAGAATATTGGTTACATTGCTCTATGGAATGGAGCAAAGAGATGCGAAAAAAGGCCTAGCAACATTATGTATCGGCGGAGGCATGGGCACATCTTTATTGGTTGAAAGAATATAG
- a CDS encoding DMT family transporter — protein MTDRNKGILYMLSSSLFFALMAAAVKFSGDIPTMEKVFFRNIIGFLFSGYRIFKMGESFKGNNTRYLSYRGILGFLGVLLYFYAIDHLPLADAVVLNQLNPFFVILLAALFLGEKIKKLQIPAIVSALMGVLFIAQPQFDYAFLPAALGIASSIFAASAYTMIRHLRLTDTPNLIVFYFTGISTIITIPFITVGDFIIPNTITFLSLLSVGIFSTAAQYLMTIAYRYAEAGDLSIYSYGNTVFSILIGILLWGEVPNLMSSIGVIFVLGGAYINYIARRGISDGATS, from the coding sequence GTGACAGATCGCAATAAAGGAATTCTATATATGCTGTCCTCCTCTTTGTTTTTTGCTTTGATGGCAGCAGCGGTTAAATTCTCCGGGGACATCCCCACAATGGAAAAAGTGTTTTTTAGAAATATCATTGGTTTTTTATTCTCTGGATATAGAATTTTTAAGATGGGCGAAAGTTTTAAAGGGAACAATACGAGATATCTATCCTATCGTGGAATCTTGGGCTTTCTAGGCGTTCTATTGTACTTTTACGCAATCGATCACCTGCCTTTGGCCGATGCTGTGGTGCTGAATCAGCTCAATCCATTTTTTGTAATTCTATTGGCTGCTCTATTCTTAGGGGAAAAAATTAAAAAGCTTCAGATCCCTGCAATTGTATCCGCATTAATGGGCGTACTCTTCATAGCTCAGCCCCAATTTGATTACGCCTTTTTGCCAGCAGCCCTTGGAATTGCTTCCTCTATATTTGCAGCTTCTGCCTATACAATGATTCGCCACTTAAGATTGACGGACACACCGAATCTCATTGTATTTTATTTCACTGGCATATCGACCATCATCACCATCCCCTTCATCACCGTGGGTGATTTTATCATACCAAATACAATCACCTTCCTCTCCTTACTTTCTGTGGGCATCTTTTCAACGGCGGCACAGTACCTAATGACCATCGCCTATCGGTATGCGGAAGCTGGAGATTTGTCCATTTATTCCTATGGCAACACTGTATTTTCCATATTGATTGGTATTTTACTTTGGGGTGAGGTTCCGAATCTAATGAGCAGTATCGGTGTGATTTTCGTGTTAGGAGGTGCCTATATCAACTATATTGCAAGGAGAGGGATTTCAGATGGGGCAACAAGCTAA
- a CDS encoding MGDG synthase family glycosyltransferase, with product MKRDRYKVMIMTASVGLGHDQAANAIKKNLLNKYHNVDIEIVDFIEIFPSYLGGIIKSTYLKMIDIVPSWYNILYQGTTNLNRSSKVTSIFAYKYIKKIREVIEASNPDMILFTNPFPSTLVSHLKRKNKINIETATVITDYTVHGVWIDPTIDHYFVGSNILKQEMISKGVEGSKIHATGIPIDTKFSAPVDRESVLSDLGLHKDLPTVLIMGGGLGLGSMEEILETTDSVDRMLQIIIVAGKNQVLMNSLENRPYNTKHHVKVLGFCENIHELMDVSHLLISKAGGLTMTEAISKELPVLVFDPIPGQEVKNAQYFSDIGAAMYLKDLKELRNSIEELLFINPEKREKMVKCCATIKKLDGAEDISKIIVENMSQMYYRDLFFL from the coding sequence GTGAAGAGAGACCGATATAAAGTAATGATTATGACAGCATCTGTAGGGCTGGGACACGATCAGGCTGCAAATGCAATTAAGAAAAACTTATTGAACAAATACCACAACGTAGATATAGAAATTGTTGATTTTATAGAAATTTTTCCATCTTATTTAGGAGGAATCATTAAATCCACCTACTTAAAAATGATCGATATCGTACCGAGCTGGTACAATATTCTGTATCAGGGAACGACGAATCTCAATAGATCCAGTAAGGTGACCAGTATATTTGCATATAAATATATTAAGAAAATCAGGGAAGTGATTGAAGCTTCAAATCCAGATATGATTTTGTTTACCAATCCTTTTCCTTCCACGCTGGTGTCCCATTTAAAGAGAAAAAACAAAATAAACATTGAGACCGCCACAGTCATAACAGATTATACCGTTCACGGTGTATGGATCGATCCAACCATTGATCACTATTTCGTTGGAAGCAATATTTTAAAGCAAGAAATGATATCCAAAGGGGTGGAGGGGTCCAAGATCCATGCGACGGGAATCCCTATTGACACCAAGTTTTCCGCACCAGTGGATAGAGAAAGCGTCCTTTCCGACTTAGGTCTTCATAAGGATCTACCGACGGTATTGATCATGGGTGGTGGATTAGGTCTAGGCTCCATGGAAGAGATTTTAGAAACTACGGACAGTGTGGATCGAATGCTGCAAATCATCATCGTAGCAGGAAAAAATCAAGTGCTAATGAATAGTCTTGAAAATAGACCATACAACACGAAGCATCACGTAAAAGTTCTAGGATTTTGTGAAAATATCCATGAGCTCATGGATGTTTCCCATCTTTTAATCTCTAAAGCGGGAGGGTTAACGATGACAGAAGCCATTTCCAAAGAGCTTCCTGTATTGGTTTTCGATCCGATTCCCGGACAAGAAGTTAAAAATGCACAATATTTTTCCGATATTGGTGCTGCAATGTACTTGAAGGATTTAAAAGAACTGAGAAATTCAATAGAAGAGCTACTGTTTATAAACCCAGAGAAAAGAGAAAAAATGGTGAAATGCTGTGCTACCATAAAAAAATTAGATGGTGCAGAGGATATTTCAAAAATCATAGTTGAGAACATGAGTCAAATGTATTATCGTGATTTATTTTTTCTATAG